CTTGCCGCTAACCCGGCACTTGGCTAGGCGCAGGGCACCCATGGACTACATCTCCACCCGCGGCATCGCGCCCTCCCTGGATTTCGAAGGCGTGACGCTGGCCGGCCTCGCGCGCGATGGGGGACTGTATCTGCCGCGCGTATGGCCGCGCTTCACCGCGGACGAGATCGCCGCAATGCGGGGACTTCCTTACCCCGCGCTCGCCGCCCGCGTCATGCAGCCCTTCGTAGGCGACAGCCTGACGCCCGAACGCCTCCAGGCTCTGTGTGAACAGGCCTATGGCCGTTTCGCCCATGCTGCCGTCACGCCGCTCATCCAGTTGGACGAACGGCATTGGCTGCTGGAGCTGTTCCACGGCCCCACGCTGGCCTTCAAGGACGTAGCGCTCCAGCTGCTGGGCCTGTTGTTCGAGGAGTTTCTCGGCCGCGTACAGGGGCACCTCACCATCGTGGGCGCAACCAGCGGCGATACGGGCAGCGCCGCGATCGGCGCGGTGGCCGGGCGCGATGGCGTGGAGATATTCATGATCCACCCCGCAGGCCGGGTCAGCGAGGTTCAGCGCCGGCAGATGACCAGCGTGCGCGCACCAAACGTCCACAACATCGCGATCGACGGTTCGTTCGACGATGCGCAGGCGATGGTGAAGCGGATGTTCGGCGACCAGGAGATGACCGACCGTTTCCGCATCAGCGCGGTCAACTCGATCAACTGGGCGCGGCTGATGGCCCAGGTGGTCTATTATTTCGCGGCTGCATTGCAGCTCGGTGCGCCGGATCGACGGGTGGCCTTCAGCGTGCCGACGGGCAATTTCGGCGATGTCTTCGCAGGGTACGTCGCGGCCCAGATGGGGCTGCCGGTCGAACGACTGATCGTGGCGACCAACGTCAACGACATCCTCCATCGTGCGGTTGCCGAAGGGGACTATTCTGCCGGCACTGTCACCGCCACCGCCGCGCCGAGCATGGACATCCAGGTCAGCTCAAACTTCGAACGCCTGCTGTTCGATGCCGGCGGCCGGGACGGGGCGGCGCTTGCCGAACAGATGCGCGGTTTCGAATCGACCGGCGCGATGCGGCTGACCGAAGCGCAGCGCAGCGCGATCGCAACGCTGTTCGGCAGTGCACGCGCAGAGCCTGCCGACATGACCGCCGCGATGCGCTGGGCGCGCGAGGCGGCCGGCCAGGCCATCGATCCGCATACCGCGATCGGCCTGCACGCGGCGCGCGCGGCGGACATCGCCCCACACGTGCCCGTCGTCACGCTCGCCACCGCGCATCCCGCAAAGTTTCCCGACGCGGTGGAGCGCGCCATAGGCGTGCGCCCACCGCTTCCCACGCGGATCGGCGATCTGTTCGCGCGCGAGGAACACTATGTCGAGCTCCCGGGCGACTATGCCGCCGTCAGCGCCTGGATCGCCGAGCGGGCAACTCCGAGCGCGTGATGGCGGGGCTTGTCGAACAACCTGTGATCCTCGCGGGGGAGGACTGGGCGCACTACGGGCTGGTCGACAGCGGCAACGGGCGCAAGCTGGAGCGGTATGGCCCTTATCGCTTCATTCGGCCGGAGCTGCAGGCCATGTGGCGGCCCCGCCTCGCGGACTGGGATGCCGACGGCGAGTTCGTGCCCGGGAGCGACGAGGACGGCGGCGGGCGATGGCAATTCGCCCGTCCGGTCCCCTCGGACGGTTGGCCATTGGCATGGCCCAATGGCAGCGAAACGGTTCAGTTCACCGCGCAATGCACGCCATTTCGCCACCTGGGGTTCTTTCCGGACATGGCGCCGGTCTGGCAATGGATGCGCGGCCAGCTTGCAGGCAAGGCCGATGCGGCCACGCTGAACCTGTTCGGCTACACGGGCGTCGGCACCCTGGCACTGAGCGCATCGGGCCCGGTCACTCATGTCGATGCCAGCAAGAAGTCGGTCGCCCAGGCACGCGAGAATGCCGCGCTGTCGGGCATGGCGGATCGCCCGGTGCGCTGGCTGATCGATGACGCCGCGAAGTTTGCCGCGCGCGAGGTGCGCCGCGGGAAGCGATACGACGGCATCATCCTGGACCCGCCGAAGTTCGGTCGCGGGCCGAATGGGGAGACGTGGCGGATCGAAGAGGATCTCGCGCCGCTGGTGGCCGATTGCCGCCGACTGCTGGATGCCCAAAGCCGGTTCCTGTTCCTGACCGTTTACGCCGTGCGGATGAGCAGCCTCGCGCTCGCGGGCCTGGTCGCGGAGCTGTTTGCCGACTTGCCGGGCCGCGTCGAGCACGGCGACCTTGCTGTGCGCGAAGAGGGCGCCGGCGGACGCCTTCTGCCGACCGCGATCTTCGCACGATGGACGAATCCCGGCTAAGGCGCCGCACCATGGCCGATTCGCTGATTCTCGAAGTTGCCGACCTCGAGGTCGATGTCCTCACCGGCATCTATTCGGAGGAGACAGGCAAGCCGCAACCCCTGCGCATTTCGATCACCGCGCACATGAAGCCGGCGCCCCGTTACGAGCCCGA
This sequence is a window from Tsuneonella aeria. Protein-coding genes within it:
- a CDS encoding class I SAM-dependent methyltransferase, giving the protein MAGLVEQPVILAGEDWAHYGLVDSGNGRKLERYGPYRFIRPELQAMWRPRLADWDADGEFVPGSDEDGGGRWQFARPVPSDGWPLAWPNGSETVQFTAQCTPFRHLGFFPDMAPVWQWMRGQLAGKADAATLNLFGYTGVGTLALSASGPVTHVDASKKSVAQARENAALSGMADRPVRWLIDDAAKFAAREVRRGKRYDGIILDPPKFGRGPNGETWRIEEDLAPLVADCRRLLDAQSRFLFLTVYAVRMSSLALAGLVAELFADLPGRVEHGDLAVREEGAGGRLLPTAIFARWTNPG
- the thrC gene encoding threonine synthase; translation: MDYISTRGIAPSLDFEGVTLAGLARDGGLYLPRVWPRFTADEIAAMRGLPYPALAARVMQPFVGDSLTPERLQALCEQAYGRFAHAAVTPLIQLDERHWLLELFHGPTLAFKDVALQLLGLLFEEFLGRVQGHLTIVGATSGDTGSAAIGAVAGRDGVEIFMIHPAGRVSEVQRRQMTSVRAPNVHNIAIDGSFDDAQAMVKRMFGDQEMTDRFRISAVNSINWARLMAQVVYYFAAALQLGAPDRRVAFSVPTGNFGDVFAGYVAAQMGLPVERLIVATNVNDILHRAVAEGDYSAGTVTATAAPSMDIQVSSNFERLLFDAGGRDGAALAEQMRGFESTGAMRLTEAQRSAIATLFGSARAEPADMTAAMRWAREAAGQAIDPHTAIGLHAARAADIAPHVPVVTLATAHPAKFPDAVERAIGVRPPLPTRIGDLFAREEHYVELPGDYAAVSAWIAERATPSA